From the genome of Deinococcus sp. AJ005, one region includes:
- a CDS encoding GerMN domain-containing protein, with translation MIRRLFSLFNVICAALLAAAVLAYQAVQKPPALPEAPKLQLAERTAMKVQVYFTDPQVRALKPETRTVQVTQSNPRAVAQAALNVWAAGPSSAANLAVVPVGTAAPKVYLRGTHYYVDLPAAYANLRYGASGERMLLCTLTRTLLDTRGDDVSFVLNGQPVDTLGQINMRDPFTRQDCADE, from the coding sequence ATGATCCGCCGCCTGTTCTCGCTGTTCAACGTGATCTGTGCCGCGCTGCTGGCTGCCGCCGTTCTGGCCTATCAGGCGGTGCAAAAGCCCCCCGCGCTGCCGGAAGCCCCCAAATTGCAACTGGCCGAGCGCACCGCCATGAAGGTGCAGGTGTATTTCACTGATCCACAGGTCCGCGCCCTGAAGCCTGAGACCCGCACCGTGCAGGTGACTCAGAGCAACCCGCGCGCCGTGGCCCAGGCCGCCCTGAACGTCTGGGCGGCGGGTCCCAGCAGTGCGGCCAATCTGGCGGTGGTGCCTGTGGGAACGGCGGCCCCCAAGGTCTACCTGCGCGGCACGCATTACTACGTCGATCTGCCGGCTGCCTATGCCAACCTCCGCTATGGTGCCAGCGGCGAGCGCATGCTGCTGTGTACCCTCACCCGCACCCTGCTGGACACGCGCGGCGACGACGTGTCTTTCGTGTTGAACGGCCAGCCGGTGGACACCTTGGGCCAGATCAACATGCGCGATCCGTTTACGCGGCAGGACTGTGCTGATGAATAG
- a CDS encoding chromosome segregation SMC family protein encodes MLRSITLQGFKSFAERTRLEFGPGVSAVIGPNGSGKSNVVEGLRWVTQGARARELRAGRGSELIFHGSGGKAPLGLAEVQLELQTPEGRVNLSRRIYRDGAGEQDLNGKPVRARDVQAALRGTGLGPGGLAVIGQGEVSGVVGAEGRTLLGYVQEAAGLSRAVSARQETEARLKEADTHLAQLRLLLDEREGAVSRLERAAQQARRWRELTLRTLTLEDALKRERQAALHREISGARGETVQLELQSAALAAQVQTAAAGVEMAREAAQDARARRDAHAGALDALKAARDAHAQAERYCEHLRGEVAALVSELSGLPTSPPAQTAPDLVALEAASARIRSDAENAERRARTLDAELTRARMLAARAAEGLARADASRETLRAELERAEGNLETASQGLEAAAERLATSRHAREYAEGQYAALAAEREAAVNQERHLANELARVNASVAPLRRERERLQTALNSYARYGEGARNALRLDHPGIVGSVADLLTVPAEYETAIGAALGRRLEQVVVGRADDARDIIEELKRSGGRATFLPLDLIRARPRRDAQFLHELGVIGNLVDLCPSDPPLVGQAILADTLVVQDLRAANRIARSHSNRPRLVTLDGELVEPGGAITGGRLRDSGAGVLGDQRRFQELEAELEEADALGTRFSADLERLRLTLEGGSERHDALVAAREHAAREERDAERRVTELTAQARSLGENRDRLLARLGPDVELVSLPELPDVEGLEAELTAARQAAETGRASEREAVEALALARELSAAWRAYESAQNRAADLRSRLDANTAAAITQDTHLGAAAAELSRREVALGELNESEFPRAEAAREAAAVVYANLIGSQNKVRARLDDLRLLIARREGSLEPLHDGCTPFGTPREWTAELARARAELETLGTVNARAEADHAAELAELSTQRAEAADADGATAELRVHLGELQDAEGAATRAAFTRVNAAFREYSTELLGGEGELEGESDESGRLTGLRLAVQPKGKRTRNLNLLSAGERTMAGLGFLFALNHAGGDGGAGGLPLAVLDEVDAPLDEANIRRFTAFLERFSARGAQFLLVTHQKATMEVATALWGVTTDGSGASRVLSIKQAEDGVRRVLVEG; translated from the coding sequence ATGCTGAGGTCCATCACCCTGCAAGGTTTCAAGAGCTTCGCCGAGCGCACGCGGCTGGAGTTCGGCCCTGGTGTCAGCGCCGTGATCGGTCCCAATGGCAGCGGCAAGAGCAACGTCGTGGAGGGCCTGCGCTGGGTCACGCAAGGGGCGCGGGCGCGCGAGTTGCGGGCCGGGCGCGGCAGCGAACTGATCTTCCACGGCAGCGGCGGCAAGGCTCCGCTGGGGTTGGCCGAGGTGCAACTGGAATTGCAGACGCCGGAGGGCCGCGTCAATCTGTCGCGCCGCATCTACCGCGACGGTGCAGGCGAACAGGATCTGAACGGCAAGCCTGTGCGCGCCCGCGATGTGCAGGCGGCCCTGCGCGGCACCGGGCTGGGGCCAGGGGGGCTGGCGGTGATCGGTCAGGGCGAGGTCAGCGGCGTGGTGGGCGCGGAGGGCCGCACGCTGCTGGGCTACGTGCAGGAGGCCGCCGGGCTGTCCCGCGCTGTCAGCGCCCGCCAGGAAACCGAGGCGCGGTTGAAGGAGGCCGATACCCATCTGGCCCAGTTGCGTCTGTTACTGGATGAGCGGGAGGGGGCGGTTTCAAGGCTGGAACGCGCCGCACAGCAGGCTCGACGCTGGCGCGAATTGACCCTGCGGACGCTGACGCTGGAGGATGCCCTGAAGCGCGAACGTCAGGCCGCATTGCACCGTGAAATTTCCGGGGCGCGGGGGGAAACGGTGCAGCTTGAGCTTCAGAGTGCCGCCCTTGCCGCTCAGGTCCAGACCGCTGCTGCCGGAGTGGAGATGGCCCGCGAAGCCGCTCAGGATGCCCGCGCCCGCCGCGATGCCCACGCTGGGGCTTTGGACGCGCTGAAAGCTGCCCGTGACGCGCATGCCCAGGCCGAACGCTACTGTGAACATCTGCGCGGGGAAGTCGCCGCATTGGTGTCTGAACTGTCTGGCCTGCCCACCTCGCCCCCGGCCCAGACTGCCCCCGATCTGGTCGCGTTGGAAGCCGCCTCCGCCCGGATTCGCAGCGACGCTGAGAATGCCGAACGCCGCGCCCGTACGCTGGACGCCGAACTCACCCGCGCCCGCATGCTGGCCGCCCGCGCTGCCGAGGGGCTGGCCCGCGCCGACGCCAGCCGCGAAACCCTGCGTGCTGAATTGGAGCGGGCCGAGGGGAATCTGGAAACGGCCTCTCAAGGACTGGAGGCGGCTGCCGAACGCCTCGCCACCTCGCGCCATGCCCGCGAGTATGCGGAGGGGCAGTACGCCGCACTGGCCGCCGAGCGGGAGGCTGCCGTGAATCAGGAACGCCACCTGGCAAACGAACTGGCCCGCGTGAATGCCAGTGTGGCCCCCTTAAGGCGCGAGCGTGAACGCCTGCAAACCGCTCTCAACAGCTATGCCCGCTACGGCGAGGGCGCGCGCAACGCCCTGCGGCTGGACCATCCCGGCATCGTGGGTTCGGTGGCGGACCTGCTGACCGTGCCCGCGGAGTACGAGACCGCCATCGGCGCGGCGCTGGGGCGGCGGCTGGAGCAGGTGGTGGTGGGCCGCGCCGACGACGCCCGCGACATCATTGAGGAGCTGAAGCGTTCGGGCGGGCGGGCCACCTTCCTGCCGCTGGACCTGATCCGCGCCCGCCCCCGCCGCGACGCCCAGTTTCTGCACGAGCTGGGTGTGATTGGCAATCTGGTAGACCTGTGCCCCAGTGATCCGCCGCTGGTGGGCCAGGCGATTCTGGCCGATACGCTGGTGGTGCAGGACCTGCGTGCCGCCAACCGGATTGCCCGCTCTCACAGCAACCGCCCGCGTCTGGTCACCCTGGACGGCGAACTGGTGGAACCGGGGGGGGCTATCACCGGGGGCAGATTGCGTGACAGCGGGGCGGGTGTCCTCGGGGATCAGCGCCGTTTTCAGGAACTGGAGGCGGAACTGGAAGAGGCCGATGCACTCGGAACGCGCTTCTCGGCGGATCTGGAGCGGCTCAGGCTGACCCTGGAAGGCGGTTCTGAGCGACACGACGCGCTGGTGGCGGCCCGCGAACACGCCGCACGCGAGGAACGAGATGCAGAGCGTCGCGTCACCGAACTGACCGCGCAGGCCCGCAGTCTGGGCGAGAACCGGGACCGTCTGCTGGCGCGATTGGGGCCGGACGTGGAGCTTGTTTCTCTCCCAGAGTTGCCGGATGTGGAGGGGTTGGAAGCTGAATTGACCGCTGCGCGTCAGGCTGCCGAAACAGGCCGGGCATCTGAACGGGAAGCTGTCGAAGCGCTGGCGCTGGCCCGCGAACTGTCTGCGGCGTGGCGGGCTTACGAATCGGCCCAGAACCGCGCCGCCGACCTGCGCTCCCGGCTGGACGCCAATACCGCTGCTGCCATCACCCAGGACACGCATCTGGGTGCTGCCGCCGCAGAACTTTCGCGCCGTGAGGTTGCCCTGGGCGAACTGAACGAATCGGAGTTCCCCCGCGCCGAGGCTGCCCGCGAGGCTGCCGCCGTGGTCTACGCCAACCTGATCGGCAGCCAGAATAAGGTGCGCGCCCGCCTGGACGACTTGCGCTTATTGATCGCCCGCCGCGAGGGTAGCCTGGAACCGTTGCACGACGGCTGCACCCCATTCGGCACCCCGCGCGAGTGGACGGCGGAACTGGCCCGCGCCCGCGCCGAACTGGAAACGCTGGGCACCGTCAACGCCCGTGCCGAAGCCGATCACGCCGCCGAACTGGCCGAACTGTCCACCCAGCGGGCCGAGGCCGCCGACGCCGACGGGGCCACTGCCGAACTGCGCGTTCACCTTGGAGAGTTGCAGGATGCGGAAGGGGCCGCTACCCGCGCTGCCTTCACCCGTGTCAATGCCGCCTTTCGTGAGTACAGCACCGAGCTGCTGGGCGGCGAGGGCGAGTTGGAAGGCGAGAGCGACGAATCGGGCCGCCTGACTGGCCTGCGCTTGGCCGTGCAGCCAAAGGGCAAGCGCACCCGTAACCTCAACCTTCTGAGTGCCGGGGAGCGCACGATGGCGGGTCTGGGTTTCCTGTTCGCGCTGAACCACGCGGGCGGCGACGGCGGGGCGGGAGGATTACCCCTGGCCGTGCTGGACGAGGTGGACGCCCCCCTGGACGAGGCCAACATCCGCCGCTTCACAGCCTTTCTGGAGCGCTTCAGCGCACGCGGCGCACAATTTCTGCTGGTCACGCACCAGAAGGCCACGATGGAAGTCGCCACTGCCCTGTGGGGCGTCACCACCGACGGCAGCGGGGCCAGCCGTGTCCTGAGCATCAAGCAGGCCGAGGACGGCGTGCGGCGCGTGCTGGTGGAGGGTTAG
- a CDS encoding chloramphenicol acetyltransferase — protein MLRPLDLTVWPRRQIYQHFRQNPCTFNVTVSVDVTAFRNRLRELKLPFVPALIYCICAVVNRLPALRMGLIDEDQPGVWNSVLPLYTVFHPETETFSALWTELGSSFEEFLENHRTDAQFYGSLPDYLPKPGTPPNALNISVAPWLGFSAFELNLQDGADYFLPIFTVGRYEESAGRLLMPVALRANHAACDGFHIAQFYQELQRELDGFIPTP, from the coding sequence ATGCTCCGTCCACTTGACCTGACTGTCTGGCCGCGTCGTCAGATTTACCAGCACTTCCGGCAGAACCCCTGCACCTTCAATGTCACCGTTTCCGTGGACGTGACGGCATTCAGAAACCGATTGCGAGAGCTGAAGCTGCCCTTCGTCCCCGCCCTGATCTACTGCATCTGCGCGGTGGTCAACCGGCTGCCTGCGCTACGAATGGGCCTGATAGACGAGGATCAACCCGGCGTCTGGAACAGCGTGTTGCCCCTCTACACGGTCTTCCACCCGGAGACGGAAACCTTCTCGGCCCTGTGGACGGAGCTGGGAAGCAGTTTCGAGGAGTTTCTCGAAAATCATCGCACCGACGCGCAGTTCTACGGCTCTTTGCCGGATTATCTGCCCAAACCAGGGACGCCACCCAACGCGCTGAATATCTCCGTCGCGCCGTGGCTGGGCTTCAGCGCCTTCGAGTTGAACCTTCAGGATGGAGCGGATTATTTCCTGCCCATTTTTACGGTAGGACGATATGAGGAAAGCGCGGGCCGACTGCTGATGCCAGTGGCACTAAGGGCCAACCATGCGGCCTGCGACGGCTTTCACATCGCGCAGTTTTATCAGGAGTTGCAACGGGAGCTGGACGGTTTCATACCCACGCCCTAA
- a CDS encoding carbohydrate kinase family protein, with translation MKFYVIGDVTVDHLYHLNKLPRPGEEVTPLRSSMKPGGAGGTIAVTLARLGHTVTLAACVGDDPFADYALSRVRESGVGEAAIQRSTDHLTSTITLMQTADGQRTMISDGAANRQLDPSKLKKKDVEASDALIVNAYSLIEGPQREFTLQAVEYARSAKKPVPIFIDLGTGAVNKVGTGLREEALNSDYLTLNQHELQALTGTRSISAALKQLGEAGAQKVVVKVGKMGSIIWTPTETELVDAVPPEGAVVDSTGAGDTFTATFAHAILSGGSMAESARAANAAGALAATGFGAQEHPITAADLAVAVPKAKKK, from the coding sequence TTGAAGTTCTACGTAATCGGCGACGTGACCGTTGACCACCTGTACCACCTGAACAAACTGCCCCGGCCCGGCGAGGAAGTCACGCCCCTGCGCTCCAGCATGAAACCCGGCGGCGCGGGCGGCACCATCGCCGTCACACTGGCCCGGCTGGGGCACACGGTCACGCTGGCCGCATGTGTAGGAGACGACCCCTTTGCCGACTATGCCCTGAGCCGCGTGCGCGAGAGCGGCGTGGGCGAGGCCGCCATCCAGCGCAGCACCGATCACCTGACCAGTACCATCACCCTGATGCAGACGGCAGACGGCCAGCGCACCATGATCAGCGACGGCGCGGCCAACCGCCAGCTCGATCCGTCCAAACTGAAGAAAAAGGACGTGGAGGCCAGCGACGCCCTGATCGTCAACGCCTACAGCCTGATTGAGGGGCCGCAGCGCGAGTTCACCTTGCAGGCCGTCGAGTACGCCCGTAGCGCCAAGAAACCCGTGCCCATCTTTATCGACCTGGGCACGGGCGCGGTCAACAAGGTGGGCACCGGCCTGCGTGAAGAAGCGCTGAATTCGGACTACCTCACCCTCAACCAGCACGAGTTGCAGGCGCTGACGGGGACGCGCTCGATCAGCGCGGCCCTCAAGCAACTGGGCGAAGCCGGGGCGCAGAAGGTGGTGGTCAAGGTGGGCAAGATGGGCAGCATCATCTGGACCCCCACCGAGACCGAACTGGTAGACGCCGTGCCGCCCGAGGGCGCGGTGGTAGATTCCACCGGCGCGGGCGACACCTTCACCGCCACCTTTGCCCACGCGATCCTGTCCGGGGGCAGCATGGCCGAGAGTGCCCGCGCCGCGAACGCCGCCGGAGCGCTGGCCGCCACTGGCTTCGGCGCGCAGGAACATCCGATCACTGCCGCCGATCTGGCTGTGGCGGTTCCAAAGGCCAAGAAAAAGTAG
- the rsmA gene encoding 16S rRNA (adenine(1518)-N(6)/adenine(1519)-N(6))-dimethyltransferase RsmA — translation MPDDLSPDTTDSPSSSAPLYSPARVRELLTQHGLKPTKSLGQNFLIDGNILRAIAEAGLSGGPAQGTPVLEVGPGLGVLTREMATRGAQVTALEKDQKLRPVLAETLAGLDVNVVWGDALEFDYSSLPQGTRVIANLPYYITGVLLSRFMRAPAIVSATVLVQKEVGQRLASRPGEDNYGFLTALASLYGTVKHVRDVPKGAFFPAPDVTSSVIRLDFDRSRPPPPPELLKFVEAALAHRRKTLRNNLRMIGQDGAAIDAALEAGGLRPDVRAEDVPLDALRELAERLGVLG, via the coding sequence ATGCCCGATGATCTGTCCCCCGATACCACCGACTCCCCCAGCTCCAGCGCCCCACTGTACTCGCCCGCGCGGGTGCGGGAACTGCTGACCCAGCACGGGTTAAAACCCACCAAGAGCCTGGGCCAGAATTTTCTGATCGACGGCAACATCCTGCGCGCGATTGCCGAGGCGGGTTTGAGCGGCGGCCCAGCCCAGGGCACACCCGTGTTGGAAGTCGGCCCCGGCCTGGGCGTCCTGACCCGTGAAATGGCCACGCGCGGCGCACAGGTCACGGCGCTGGAGAAAGACCAGAAACTGCGCCCGGTGCTGGCTGAGACACTGGCCGGGCTGGACGTGAACGTGGTGTGGGGCGACGCGCTGGAGTTCGACTATTCCTCTTTGCCTCAGGGCACACGCGTGATCGCCAACCTGCCGTACTACATCACCGGGGTACTGCTGTCACGCTTCATGCGTGCGCCCGCCATCGTGTCGGCCACCGTGCTGGTGCAGAAGGAAGTGGGGCAGCGGCTGGCGTCCCGGCCCGGCGAGGACAACTACGGTTTTCTCACGGCCCTGGCCTCGCTGTACGGCACGGTCAAGCATGTCCGCGACGTGCCGAAAGGGGCGTTCTTCCCGGCCCCGGACGTGACCAGCAGCGTGATCCGGCTGGACTTTGACCGCTCGCGGCCACCGCCACCGCCAGAATTGCTGAAATTCGTGGAGGCGGCCCTGGCCCACCGCCGCAAGACCCTTCGGAACAACCTGCGCATGATCGGCCAGGACGGAGCGGCCATCGATGCGGCACTGGAAGCAGGGGGGCTGCGCCCGGACGTGCGCGCCGAGGACGTGCCGCTGGACGCCCTGCGGGAACTGGCAGAGCGGCTGGGCGTGCTAGGGTAA
- a CDS encoding glucose 1-dehydrogenase, producing MNGQDITNLFDLDGKVAVVTGGGNGIGRASALMLAGAGAAVTVGDLKVGDAQKVADEITAAGGRAIAVACNVTVDAELVNLVERTVAELGGLHILVNNAGGGGAGRENPFKIGVEDFARVFELNVFSAWRLCQLCVPHMKDAGYGSVINITSMASINRSPNISAYASSKAALNHMTANLAMDFGPEVRVNAVGPGATRTHALSTVLTPEIEAQMLAHTPIKRLGEPEDIAGAVLYFAAPISGWVSGQVLFVNGGGVQTLE from the coding sequence ATGAACGGACAGGATATAACGAATCTTTTTGATCTGGACGGCAAGGTGGCTGTGGTAACCGGGGGTGGCAACGGTATTGGCCGCGCCTCCGCGCTGATGCTGGCTGGGGCGGGTGCGGCGGTGACCGTGGGTGACCTGAAAGTGGGTGACGCCCAGAAGGTGGCCGATGAGATCACGGCGGCGGGTGGCCGCGCTATTGCCGTGGCCTGCAACGTGACCGTGGACGCGGAGCTGGTGAACCTAGTGGAGCGCACGGTGGCCGAACTGGGTGGCCTGCACATCCTGGTCAACAATGCTGGGGGCGGCGGCGCGGGCCGCGAGAATCCCTTCAAGATCGGGGTGGAGGACTTCGCGCGGGTCTTTGAACTCAACGTCTTCAGCGCGTGGCGGCTGTGCCAACTGTGCGTGCCGCATATGAAAGACGCGGGTTACGGCTCGGTCATCAACATCACCTCGATGGCCAGCATCAACCGCAGCCCCAACATCAGCGCCTATGCGTCCTCCAAGGCGGCGCTGAACCACATGACGGCCAATCTGGCGATGGACTTTGGCCCGGAGGTGCGCGTCAATGCTGTCGGCCCCGGCGCGACGCGCACCCACGCCCTGTCCACCGTCCTGACACCCGAGATTGAGGCGCAGATGCTGGCCCACACCCCCATTAAGCGTCTGGGTGAGCCAGAAGACATCGCCGGGGCGGTGCTGTACTTCGCCGCGCCGATTTCGGGCTGGGTCAGCGGACAGGTGCTGTTCGTCAACGGCGGCGGCGTTCAGACGCTGGAGTAG
- a CDS encoding RidA family protein translates to MKDIVQTADAPAAIGPYSQAVVFGNLVVTSGQIPLTPAGQLVAQDITAQTEQVMQNLRAVLRAAGTDMDRVVKTTVFLADMNEFADMNAVYERHFLAPSPARSTVQVARLPRDVRVEIEAMAELH, encoded by the coding sequence ATGAAAGACATTGTCCAGACCGCCGACGCCCCCGCCGCCATCGGCCCCTACAGCCAGGCCGTCGTTTTTGGCAATCTGGTGGTCACCAGCGGCCAGATTCCGCTGACCCCCGCCGGCCAACTGGTGGCGCAGGACATCACTGCCCAGACCGAGCAGGTCATGCAGAACCTGCGCGCCGTGCTGCGGGCGGCAGGCACCGATATGGACCGCGTGGTCAAAACCACCGTGTTCCTGGCCGATATGAACGAATTCGCCGACATGAACGCCGTCTACGAGCGCCACTTTCTCGCCCCGTCCCCGGCCCGCAGCACCGTGCAGGTGGCCAGATTGCCCCGTGATGTGCGCGTGGAAATCGAGGCGATGGCCGAACTGCACTGA
- a CDS encoding PP2C family serine/threonine-protein phosphatase gives MQAAGASNWSYGLLTDVGRQRRGGVNQDAALALNLPQGGLFAVADGMGGHAAGELAATLALEALSSHYLSRRTSPPARLAEAVQAANVSVLRHAVGEYMGMGTTLIAALIDRGALMIAHVGDSRAYLLRGGQLHRLTEDHSWVSEQVRLGHLTEEEARDHQWRSVVSNALGGEERVRLELFGLRLCAGDRVMLCSDGLSSVVTDTELLELLARPLIPDSVVRCLIDAANDAGGPDNITALVIDVQQDQHLPTYNLPAPQNSGPDYVDALLSAQRGNSLNTYLLLMLAYFTLLGVILLPSQRVLIAVVGTALLAGILLIQRLALIRRASGQLGRPSAVLEQARSVPIRPPSTPKSQHSTQDT, from the coding sequence ATGCAGGCTGCTGGAGCGTCCAACTGGTCATACGGCCTGCTGACGGATGTGGGTCGTCAGCGACGAGGTGGGGTCAATCAGGACGCCGCCCTGGCGCTGAACCTGCCCCAGGGCGGCCTTTTTGCGGTGGCCGACGGTATGGGGGGACACGCCGCCGGAGAACTCGCGGCCACGCTGGCGCTGGAAGCCCTGAGCAGCCACTATCTGTCCCGCCGCACCTCGCCGCCCGCACGGCTGGCGGAGGCCGTGCAGGCGGCTAATGTCTCCGTGTTGCGCCACGCCGTCGGTGAGTACATGGGCATGGGCACCACCCTGATTGCCGCGCTGATCGACCGGGGCGCGCTGATGATCGCCCACGTCGGCGATTCGCGCGCCTACCTGCTGCGCGGCGGCCAACTGCACCGCCTGACCGAGGACCACTCCTGGGTCAGCGAACAGGTGCGCCTGGGCCACCTGACCGAGGAAGAGGCCCGGGACCACCAGTGGCGCAGCGTGGTCAGTAACGCGCTGGGCGGTGAGGAACGGGTGCGGCTGGAACTCTTCGGGCTGCGGCTGTGCGCCGGGGACCGCGTGATGCTGTGCAGCGACGGCCTGAGCAGCGTGGTCACCGATACTGAACTATTGGAACTGCTGGCCCGTCCACTGATCCCGGACTCGGTGGTGCGCTGCCTGATCGACGCCGCCAACGACGCGGGCGGCCCGGACAACATCACGGCGCTGGTGATCGACGTGCAGCAGGACCAGCACCTGCCCACCTACAACCTGCCCGCCCCCCAGAACAGCGGTCCCGATTACGTGGACGCGCTGCTGAGCGCGCAACGGGGCAACAGCCTGAACACCTACCTGCTGCTGATGCTGGCCTATTTCACGCTGCTGGGCGTAATCCTGCTGCCCAGCCAGCGCGTGTTGATCGCTGTTGTCGGCACCGCGCTGCTGGCCGGGATTCTGCTGATTCAGCGGCTGGCCCTGATCCGCCGGGCCAGCGGACAGTTGGGCCGTCCCAGCGCTGTCCTTGAGCAGGCCAGGAGCGTGCCCATCCGGCCCCCATCCACACCCAAATCGCAGCACTCCACCCAGGACACCTGA
- the gatA gene encoding Asp-tRNA(Asn)/Glu-tRNA(Gln) amidotransferase subunit GatA: MPSPSTDPHSAAELIRTVQAGETTAAALLAAARARAEAASGLNALISLNDRADEQATAVQSRRDAGEPLPLAGLPIIIKDNLNLSGTRTTCGSRMLEQYVSPYTATAVQRLLDAGAVVVGKANMDEFAMGSSGESSAFGPTLNPWDTSRVTGGTSSGSAAVVAAGLVPVSLGSDTGGSVRQPAALCGVYGLKPTYGRVSRYGLVAHASSLDQIGPIARSAADLALLMNVIAGHDGRDATSLDAPPAFAAGTSEDLRGLRVGVITESLGGNTAGVSAVLVATLDALHGAGASVGEVSLPALRHAIATYYLISMPEASSNLARYDGMVYGSREPGGDVLGSMTRTRERGFGREVQRRIMIGTYALSSGYYDAYYSKATRVRRLIANEFSAAFADFDVLVTPTSPFPAFRLGEKMNDPLTMYAADVDTVAVNLAGLPALSVPAGFEEVDGKRLPVGIQFIAPALQDELLVRIAGGLEGIGAVRAEVAPAF, encoded by the coding sequence ATGCCGTCCCCGTCCACTGACCCCCACTCTGCCGCCGAACTCATCCGCACCGTGCAGGCGGGTGAAACCACCGCTGCCGCCCTGCTGGCCGCCGCCCGCGCCCGCGCTGAAGCGGCCAGCGGGCTGAATGCGCTGATCAGCCTGAATGACCGCGCCGATGAACAGGCGACGGCGGTGCAGTCGCGCCGGGATGCGGGCGAACCCCTGCCGCTGGCGGGTCTGCCCATCATCATCAAGGACAATCTCAACCTCTCTGGCACGCGCACCACCTGCGGCAGCCGGATGCTGGAGCAGTACGTCAGCCCCTATACCGCCACTGCCGTGCAGCGCCTGCTGGACGCGGGCGCGGTAGTCGTGGGCAAGGCCAACATGGACGAATTTGCGATGGGCAGCTCCGGCGAGAGCAGCGCTTTTGGCCCCACCCTGAACCCCTGGGACACGTCGCGTGTGACGGGCGGCACCAGCAGCGGCAGCGCGGCAGTGGTGGCAGCGGGTCTGGTACCCGTGAGTCTGGGCAGCGACACGGGCGGCTCGGTGCGGCAGCCTGCGGCGCTGTGTGGGGTGTACGGCCTCAAGCCCACTTACGGGCGGGTCAGCCGTTATGGGCTGGTGGCCCACGCCAGCAGTCTGGATCAGATCGGCCCCATTGCCCGCAGCGCCGCCGATCTGGCCCTGCTGATGAACGTCATCGCCGGACATGATGGCCGAGACGCCACCAGTCTGGACGCGCCGCCCGCCTTTGCCGCCGGAACGTCCGAAGACCTGCGTGGCCTGCGCGTGGGCGTGATCACGGAAAGTCTGGGCGGCAATACGGCTGGGGTCAGCGCCGTTCTGGTCGCCACCCTGGACGCCCTGCATGGTGCGGGCGCAAGCGTGGGCGAGGTCAGCCTGCCCGCCCTGAGACACGCCATCGCCACCTATTACCTGATTTCCATGCCGGAAGCCAGCAGCAATCTGGCCCGCTACGACGGCATGGTCTACGGCTCCCGCGAACCAGGGGGCGACGTGCTGGGCAGCATGACCCGCACCCGTGAACGCGGTTTTGGGCGCGAGGTCCAGCGCCGCATCATGATCGGCACCTACGCCCTCAGCAGCGGTTATTACGACGCCTATTACAGCAAGGCCACCCGTGTGCGAAGGTTGATCGCCAACGAATTCAGTGCCGCCTTCGCCGACTTTGACGTGCTGGTCACGCCCACCAGTCCATTCCCAGCCTTCCGCCTAGGCGAGAAGATGAACGATCCGCTGACCATGTACGCCGCCGACGTGGATACAGTGGCCGTCAATCTGGCTGGCCTGCCTGCCCTGAGCGTCCCCGCCGGATTTGAAGAGGTGGACGGCAAGCGGTTGCCCGTGGGCATCCAGTTCATCGCCCCTGCCTTGCAGGACGAGTTGCTGGTCAGGATCGCGGGCGGGTTGGAAGGGATTGGGGCAGTTCGGGCAGAAGTGGCTCCAGCTTTTTAA